A window from Osmia lignaria lignaria isolate PbOS001 chromosome 8, iyOsmLign1, whole genome shotgun sequence encodes these proteins:
- the LOC117611087 gene encoding uncharacterized protein LOC117611087 — MASKMEKTDNVEDKKAEDAEPLLQLQQLLQQQSLQMQQNQTELATLRQQVQELGERQHAGLIPQPQHQPKHQPPHQSPHQPPHQPPQPQHQPTHPTYHSPLAGLYGPEQPTAYRSEQRLFRQRRREARRLWRQSTCRDGCGRGRGRSYCPCSGPCGCTHNCGAGRSSCSCCCGRHT; from the exons ATGGCATCGAAGATGGAGAAAACCgaca ATGTTGAAGATAAAAAAGCAGAAGACGCGGAGCcgctgttgcagctgcaacagctGTTACAGCAACAATCGTTGCAGATGCAACAAAACCAAACGGAGCTTGCTACCCTGCGGCAGCAAGTACAGGAATTGGGCGAACGGCAACATGCTGGGCTTATC ccgCAGCCACAGCACCAGCCAAAGCACCAGCCGCCGCACCAGTCGCCGCACCAGCCGCCGCACCAGCCGCCGCAGCCGCAACACCAGCCGACGCATCCAACGTATCACTCCCCATTAGCCGGGCTCTACGGGCCGGAACAGCCAAcc GCATACAGGTCAGAACAGCGGCTGTTCCGGCAACGCCGCAGAGAGGCGAGGCGGCTGTGGCGGCAATCAACGTGCCGTGACGGTtgcggccgcggccgcggccgcaGTTACTGCCCCTGCAGCGGCCCGTGCGGATGCACGCACAACTGCGGCGCGGGCCGCAGCAGCTGTAGTTGCTGCTGCGGGCGGCACACTTGA
- the LOC117609781 gene encoding uncharacterized protein LOC117609781 produces the protein MKIDAAVVFEEKYNVPLKSFGKTVKDDSQTDMSDKNPSFLPNNVKDVGRILSENALCENNDVGRILSENALRKNDETVVVQCECTSERLTVQNVLDNSDDNFVVGVGHFDVGRISDNVPEGRRVVDVHFFWNEIHRTFDNHARGIECHFRDWKMIGSRQHGCLTQFFFKCQMCNYEDTVWSEPMHSDITNVNEAMTTATVTVGIGSAQLEELCAALNMPCMAETTYRRYREKLVDEFMKSAMHTMQAAGEEERRLAYENNEVVDGIPYITVIADGSWMKRSYGTNYNSLSGVGAILGFRTGKVLFIGIRNKYCTICDIAERKAKSPKHHKCYKNYDRYASSSSMESDAIAEGFNCSIQMHGLIYRTVVADGDSNVYHTIVNNRPYREQKVTVRKVECTNHLLRNLCKKLRYVAEKTQTKGQRARGYVAYRNIIKKNILNIRRAVVLAVNARKQEKGPQHIKARELQKDILSIPSHIFGEHKECNSRNHTCMPDVNRAEKNYVPSLKLFGLYSEVEKAIRFLSCYSDSLLMNVTNNPAETFNSIICKEIGGKRINFGARGSYNARVAGAVTQYNTQQVLTEMHKNMCKTVPPLVKRLEERRQKKVAKTKQFRMTYGKTRKLKPVQGTDKYYGPNSQRPDLPSDMLLQLRKEHFQKLADNAKNRTIIETNTREQNDSDLWRTLKEEMLTASNFGAVCRMRQTTSCAAMVKNILYPPFVDTAAMKYGRDKEHIARKDVANAMKTRIRTCGLFIDRDIPYLGASPDGLIDDDGLLELKCPQSAENLTATDAIETIRHLRNIFDKRDIQEMNRKHQYFYQVQGQLHITQRKYCIFAIWTPQSIHMIHVNRDDAFWTNHMEPFLTRFYEECMLPEILDSRHNRHMPIRNPEYILRAKEDASIQKSSRKITKKRTYENMIQNSVEASNMTVEAVNSECVIVSHSDQEEKFIDDDVGYYILETAVSSVTDVQKNVLPVQSKLNDELLDRFLRVVRETAPFETQSVLYLQFTKFIKPCCSDKSVQIIGGNCSDHWRSIYFDGRKLHVYDSLPGSAYDKLVEEEKKYIALRFPHIRKNDILFERVQAQPDCYSCGVYAAAYITTIILGGNPCSENYSHDIQRLRCHFVNIIENNRLSPFPTE, from the coding sequence ATGAAGATTGACGCTGCTGTagttttcgaagaaaaatataatgtacCACTAAAATCTTTTGGGAAAACTGTAAAGGACGATAGTCAGACAGATATGTCTGATAAAAATCCTTCATTTCTcccaaataatgtaaaagatgtggggcgcatcttatcagaaaacgccctttgCGAAAATAACGATGTGGGGCGTATcttatcagaaaacgcccttcgcaaaaacgatgaaactgtcgttgtacaatgcgaatgtacaagtgagagactcactgtacaaaacgtcctggacaatAGCGACGACAATTTCGTCGTAGGCGTCGGACACTTTGAtgtgggacgtatttcggaTAATGTGCCAGAAGGCCGCCGCGTTGTTGACGTTCACTTCTtctggaatgaaatacatagaacgttcgacaatcatgcgcgaggtattgaatgtcatttccgcgattggaaaatgatcggtagtcgccagcatggatgtctgacacagtttttcttcaagtgccaaatgtgcaattacgaagatactgtttggtcggaacctatgcattcagatataacgaatgtaaatgaggccatgacgaccgcgactgttacagtcggaatcggctctgcacaattagaagaattatgcgccgccctgaacatgccctgcatggctgaaacgacgtaccgcaggtaccgtgaaaaacttgtcgatgagtttatgaaaagcgcaatgcataccatgcaggcagcaggCGAAGAAGAAAGACGGTTAGCTTATGAAAACAAcgaagtcgtcgacggtatcccgtacataactgtcatagcggatggtagctggatgaagagatcgtatggtacgaattataattcactttccggtgttggtgccattctaggtttccgcacaggaaaagttctgtttatcggcatacgaaataaatactgcacaatatgtgatatagcggaacgaaaagctaaatccccaaaacatcataaatgttataaaaattatgatcgttatgccagttctagtagcatggaaagtgatgctattgctgaaggtttcaattGCAGCATTcaaatgcatggcttgatatatagaacggttgttgccgatggtgatagcaacgtctatcatactattgtgaataacagaccttaccgagaACAAAAAGTAACTGTTAGAAAAGTagagtgtaccaatcacttacttcgtaatttatgtaagaAGTTGAGATACGTTGCGGagaaaacgcaaacgaagggtcagAGAGCTCGTGGCTATGTTGCATaccgaaatatcattaaaaaaaatattttaaatattcgtagagctgttgttttagcagtcaatgcgcgaaaacaagaaaaagggcctcagcatatcaaagctagagaacttcagaaggacattttaagtattcctagccatatatttggtgagcataaggagtgcaatagccgcaACCATACGTGTATGCCGGACGtaaacagagctgagaaaaattacgttccatctttgaaattgttCGGTCTGTATagcgaagtcgagaaagccatacgattcctcagctgctattcggatagcttgttaatgaatgttacaaacaatcccgcagaaacttttaattcaattatctgcaaagagattggtggaaaacgtattaattttggtgcaagaggttcctacaatgctagagttgcaggagctgttacgcaatacaatacgcaacaagtacttacagaaatgcataagaacatgtgtaaaaccgttccgccactagtaaagagattggaggaacggcgACAAAAAAAAGTTGCAAAAACGAAACAATTTAGAATGACCTATGGTAAGACAAGGAAATTAAAGCCagtgcaaggaacggataaatattatggtccaaactcgcaaagaccagatcttccgagtgatatgctgcttcaacttcgcaaggaacattttcaAAAGCTTGCagacaatgcaaaaaatcgtacaataatagaaacgaacacaagagagcaaaacgattcagatttatggagaactttgaaggaggaaatgctaactgcttcgaattttggagcagtgtgtcgcatgagacaaacaacgtcctgcgcagcaatggtaaaaaacattttatatcctccatttgtcgataccgctgctatgaaatacggccgcgataaagaacacataGCAAGAAAAGACGtggcgaacgcaatgaaaacaagaattcgaacttgtggattgttcattgatcgcgacattccatacttgggtgcatctcctgatggacttatcgacgatgacggtttactggaactgaaatgcccgCAATCTGCCGAGAATTTGACAGCGAcagacgcaatagaaacaatacgtcacttacgaaacatcttcgataagagagatatacaagaaatgaataggaagcaccagtatttctaccaagtacaaggtcagttgcatataacacagcggaagtactgtattttcgctatctggacacctcaaagcatacatatgatccacgtaaatagggacgacgcgttttggacgaatcatatggaacctttcctaacgcgtttctacgaagaatgcatgcttccggaaatattggacagccgccacaatagacacatgcctattagaaatccagaatacatactacgggcaaaagaagacgcatcaattcaaaaatctagtagaaaaatcacaaaaaagcgtacatatgaaaacatgatacagaacagtgttgaagcatcaaatatgaCCGTTGAAGCAGTAAATAGCGAGtgtgtcattgtcagtcattccgaccaagaagaaaaattcatagatgatgatgtaggatactatatattggagactgctgtttcttccgtaactgacgtacagaaaaatgtactacctgtgcaaagtaaattaaacgatgaattgttagatcgatttttgcgtgtcgtcagagaaactgctccttttgaaacgcaaagtgtcctatacttacagtttacaaaatttatcaagccctgctgtagtgacaaaagcgtgcaaataattggaggcaactgttctgatcactggcgaagtatctatttcgacggtcgcaaactccatgtatacgacagtttacctggcagtgcatacgacaagctcgtagaggaagaaaaaaaatatattgcattacgatttcctcatattcgcaaaaatgatatactttttgaaagagttcaggcgcaaccagattgttacagttgtggtgtatacgcggcggcatacatcactaccataattttgggtggaaacccttgctcagaaaactattcccatgacatacagcggctgagatgtcacttcgtaaatattattgaaaataatagactgtcgcccttcccgacagaataa